In Plodia interpunctella isolate USDA-ARS_2022_Savannah chromosome 1, ilPloInte3.2, whole genome shotgun sequence, one DNA window encodes the following:
- the LOC128679145 gene encoding neuroguidin-A has protein sequence MVQATDEMEQTDLPQAVNLLHEMNSNIQQVSQLVDNMIIRVKSGELSTDSGLSFLEMKYQMLLSYLINLTYIVLRKCSGEKIVSDPSIDRLIEIRTVLEKIRPIDSKLKYQIDKLVKTAVIGATSEEDPQSYHANPDNLVSKIVEHEDSSDSNDDEDKKDKANTNIYVPPKLAAVHYHENNSKVDGNSKEQSKKQFLNSSVMRELREEYSEAPLEVSAGNHVKHSISKYEQEKTEYEENYLTRLPVTKAEKNRRKKLTTIGMVADEITGRRSEKGGSRKHKMKSKKGKGFKRRRMH, from the exons atGGTACAG GCTACAGATGAAATGGAACAAACTGACCTTCCACAAGCTGTGAATTTACTTCACGAGATGAATTCCAACATACAACAGGTATCACAGCTTGTTGACAATATGATAATTAGAGTTAAAAGTGGTGAACTATCTACTGATAGTGGTCTTAGTTTTTTGGAAATGAAATATCAAATGTTGTtgagttatttaataaatctaacATATATAGTCTTGCGAAAATGTTCTGGTGAAAAAATTGTATCTGACCCATCCATTGACAGACTTATAGAAATTAGAACTGTTCTTGAGAAGATAAGACCCATTGATTCTAAATTAAAGTATCAAATTGATAAACTTGTTAAGACTGCTGTAATTGGAGCAACATCTGAAGAAGATCCACAATCATATCATGCTAATCCAGACAACCTGGTGAGTAAAATTGTTGAACATGAAGACTCCAGTGATTCAAATGATGATGAAGACAAGAAAGACAAGGCTAACACTAATATATATGTCCCTCCAAAACTGGCTGCTGTTCATTATCATGAAAATAATTCCAAGGTGGATGGAAATAGTAAGGAACAATCAAAGAAACAATTCTTGAATTCAAGTGTGATGCGAGAACTTAGAGAAGAATATTCAGAGGCTCCTTTGGAAGTTAGCGCAGGTAATCATGTTaaacattcaatttcaaaatatgaacAGGAAAAGACTGaatatgaagaaaattatCTGACTCGTTTACCAGTTACAAAAGCAGAGAAGAACAGAAGAAAAAAGTTGACAACAATTGGTATGGTGGCTGATGAAATAACAGGACGCAGATCTGAAAAAGGTGGTTCTCgtaaacataaaatgaaatcCAAGAAAGGAAAAGGTTTTAAAAGAAGGCGTAtgcattaa